In Malus sylvestris chromosome 2, drMalSylv7.2, whole genome shotgun sequence, the genomic stretch GAGGAAGGAGGCAGCTTCATGCAGTGACGATTCTTGAGTAGTTTCTCCTAGCTCAGTGGATGTAGTGCTAGTGTACTTTGATTAATAATAATATGTAATGGCAGATTAATGTTATATGTTGTGAGTTGCTACCATCTTTCCTTTGCTGTTGTACGAGGCACTGGTCTCCAAAACAATATATATGGTTGTTTGCTTAATATGCATGTCAACTGCCAACTGACTGCCATACTCACATCCAAAACGTCATTCTAGCAACACTAAAGGTACAACTAATTTAAAGCTGCTCGTGCATGCATACGGGGCTTCTAGCTCAAGCGGTTAGGAGCATTTAACTCCACACTCGAGTTCCTGTATTCAATTCCTACTCTCCCAATATCACTTGTATCAGGGAAAACAAAAGTTGCTCATGCATGCTACAATAACTTACAGTTATTCACATGATACTTATATCTACAACGTCTTACCATCGCATTGTAACAAACGAAAACAATTATAATTAAGATTTCCCAGAatatcatatataaacataatGAACCCAACTGGAAACACTTCTCAAAATGTATAATTCCTATAACATGGGACTCTAGCAAATAATTCTCAGAACTCGATTCACAAATGTCAAATAATTACTCACAAAATTACAACAATCTCGTCTATGGTAGATGTACGTTGACTGCAGGACACTTGACAAGAAGTGACCGGAGTTCTGCAAAGTGATTGCCTAGGCCACTAACATGTGATATTTTCTCTGTCGAACCAACTTCAAGAGAACTAGTAGTATCAGAGATTTCACTCTGTTCTCTATCTTTTTTCGCAATCATATCATCGTACAAATACCCGAGGGCATCTTTCGTTGAAATAGAATGCACAGATTCAAACAATCTTTGAAATCCATTTCTTTGTTCTTCTGTTTCAATCAACTTCTCCCTTAAACCATCTGGAAGGCAAGCCAGCGCACTATGGATGGAAGATACCCCAGAATGGAtagagaagaaaacaaaactaaagtaAGATATATAGAAATTCCAAACAGTACAAAGATTTATGCAAGCGAGACATtactacaaaataatatttgcttCTTTATATTACCTAGTAACACCTCTGACAAGACCCCAGTTGTACCCAACAAGGACCGATTTCTTAAAGCCAATATTAAATCCCTCTTGTGAAGAAGCTTCTTTTCCCGCTATTACACCATCACGGTAACCAGTCTACATATTATCAACAATTTAAGCACATATTAGAGAACTACCTGAATTATGCCCGAAAAACAACTAACTAAACCCACGTAATGACAAAAGTATGTCTGAACTGTCAAACAACCGTATGGTATTGGTTATGTCTCCTCTGCCATTCCCTGCCCAAAGCAGattgttcatgcaattcatCGTCAGAAGCACACCAAGATGCATCTTCATCACACGGCTCAACCCTATCATGGTCTgcaagaaaacattaaaaagaTTACTTACTACAGAGAACAGCAAAACCACAGCAGTTATACACTAATGCATTTACTTATCTACGGCTGACTATAAGATGAAATTAACAAATATCATATG encodes the following:
- the LOC126600743 gene encoding uncharacterized protein LOC126600743, coding for MEGSFAHELYSESLSVEKIQLDPTPSVNSIESDLHDHDRVEPCDEDASWCASDDELHEQSALGREWQRRHNQYHTTGYRDGVIAGKEASSQEGFNIGFKKSVLVGYNWGLVRGVTSALACLPDGLREKLIETEEQRNGFQRLFESVHSISTKDALGYLYDDMIAKKDREQSEISDTTSSLEVGSTEKISHVSGLGNHFAELRSLLVKCPAVNVHLP